From the genome of Amycolatopsis sp. NBC_01488, one region includes:
- a CDS encoding RGCVC family protein, whose translation MTAPAPDAPEVPRTEPQCPNCPHPWEAHDAIARRYCAATAAGQGTDRGCVCGTAADHKAS comes from the coding sequence ATGACGGCCCCGGCGCCCGACGCACCCGAGGTACCGCGCACCGAACCGCAGTGCCCGAACTGCCCCCACCCATGGGAGGCGCACGACGCAATAGCCCGCCGCTACTGCGCGGCAACAGCGGCCGGCCAGGGAACCGACCGCGGCTGCGTCTGCGGCACGGCGGCGGACCACAAGGCAAGCTGA